In the genome of Actinobacillus genomosp. 1, the window TACGTAACCAGCCGTGATCAATAAAAATACCGCCGGTCTCATACACGATTGCGCCCATCGGCGAACGCGTCGAAAGCTGCATTCCGACTAACGCCGCACCGGCGTCTTCCGGATAGCTCGCTAAAATTTCATAATGATTTTTTGCTTGCGTAAACCAATCTCTTAAAATAAGCCACGCCGATTGCTTATCTAATAATTCTTCTAATGCTTTCATTGCAAAATTTCCTTTAAATTCGACCGCTTATTTTCGGGCTAAGAAATAAATCCCCAAACCGCAAGCAACCGTTAATAAGCCGATTAATTGATTTAATTGGAAAGGACGAACCGCCATTCCAAACAAACCAAAATGATCGATAATCGCGCCTGTGACCAACTGTCCGACAATAATAAAAAACAGCATATTGGTAATGCCGATTTTAGGTGCTAAAAATACCGTAGTAAAGACGAAACCGGCGCCTAAAATCCCGCCGAGTAATTTCCAAAACGGCTGTGACGGAAGCTGTTGTAACGCACCGCTTAAATCGGTTTTCCAAAAACAGAATAACAATAATGCAATCGTACCGGTTGCAAACGAAATGGTCGCCGCCACCAACGGTTGCCCGAGCATTGCTTGCGCTAAGCGGCTATTGATTGCCGCTTGACTTGCCAAAGCGGAACCGGCGACTAATGCCAACAAAATATAGGGTAAAGACATTTGCAAAATTCTCTTAAAATCCGACCGCTTGTATCCGGCTGATACCA includes:
- a CDS encoding DMT family transporter, with amino-acid sequence MSLPYILLALVAGSALASQAAINSRLAQAMLGQPLVAATISFATGTIALLLFCFWKTDLSGALQQLPSQPFWKLLGGILGAGFVFTTVFLAPKIGITNMLFFIIVGQLVTGAIIDHFGLFGMAVRPFQLNQLIGLLTVACGLGIYFLARK